A segment of the Neochlamydia sp. S13 genome:
AAACGTAGTAGTGTTAATTCCATCCATGTTTTTGAGGTCTCAATCTCCTTTTAGGCTTTCAAAATAAAGTTGCTCAAAAAAAGAAAAAGGAGTAAATTTTTGCAAAAAATCTATGGTAAATCCTTAATTATTAGAAGCAAGCAATCTTATAAGCAATAACTTACTTTAACACTTTTAGGAGGTTATATGATGCCCTCCCTTTCTACCTCTAACACTCACCCAAATTTTCGGCTTGCTGTCTCAGAAAATATAGAAGACGCCGTCTCAGGAAAGCTGATGACGCGAGCAGTGACTTTGCTTCCTTGCGGTCATACCTTTAATGAAGATACTGCCATCTCCTGTTTAGCGCGCAATAAGCTTTGCCCTCTCGATAGCCAACATATTGAGAGATATACACCCAACCCTACTATCAGACTCCAAGCTAAAATTGCTGAAGACGATTTTTTATCAGAATTTTTTAGAGAACGCTATATTGCCCTTTTGGGCCATCTTTTAAATGAACCTTCTATTAAAGGCATTCCTTCCCTGGCTAACTTGTTAGAAAATCAATTTAAAATCTTAATGAGCCAATTTGGCGAACCGCTAACAGAAGAAGAAAAAATAAATTATAAATGGACAAAGAATTTATTAGATGAAAATAAAAAAGTTAGGCAATTTGTTTTCAAAAAGCAGCATCAGAATTATCAAAGCCCTACTTCCCCTAGCAGGGTTTCTCCACCTTCTGTTTTCACTTCTTCGTCATCTGATACCTCACAAGAGATTGGATACTACCCTCATCCATTCGTATCCTCAATTTCCGCAGCTTCGCTTTACAACATTATTCTGCAAGTTCATTTTCCTAATGGAAATGGAGTTTTTATAGAACAAACTCATATTATAGATAAGATTTATAAAATTGACTCCAATCTTTCTACTGAAAAAAAAGTGCTCTATATCTTTCAAAAGCTTTTTACATTGGCCGCTTCTCTTTCTCCTTTAGAATTTGAAAAAGATAGTGGAGAAAGCCAAGCGTCGACTTTTTCTAATTCCTCCTCTTACCTACTAAATATTAGTCGCCTATTACTCTGGTATCATCTACCAGGAGGAACAGAGTACTTAAGCCAATCACCTATTCAAGCTTTACCTCTAAAGAGAAAAATAGAGTTGTTAATTCCTTGGATGAAAGAGTACTATGCCCGCCTTAATTACCTGAATTTAAGTTTTTCAAACTTTATATCTTTACCAGCCGAGATCGGACATCTTTCTCAGCTGCAACAACTTTACTTACACGATAACCAGCTAACTACTCTTCCCTCTGCTATCGGGCAACTCTCCCAGCTGCAACGACTCTACTTATACAACAACCATTTAAACACTCTGCCTGAAGCCATCGGGCAACTTTCCCAATTGAAAGAGCTTTTTTTATCCAATAATAGATTAAGTACACTCCCTGAAACTATTGGGCAACTTTGCCAGCTGCAATATCTTTTTTTATCCACTAATAAACTAAGAGCTCTTCCTGAAACCATTGGACAGCTCTCTCAACTAAGACTGCTTTACTTAGATAACAACCAGCTAACATCTCTTCCTGAGGCCATGAGACAGTTTTCTCAACTCCAGCAGCTAAACTTAAGTAATAACCGTTTAACTACTATTCCTCAGTTTCTTAAGAGCGAAGAGATCGTCATACATAGACAGTGTTATTTAGTTCCTCTTTAAAAGGATAGATAAGTAAGTGTGGATTAAAAAAGCCTAATCCATTTATTTTCGAAGAAAATTATAAAATACCTCCAAATTTTTACTTAAAAATTATTTCTCTCATTTTCTCATGAGAAATAAAACTCCACCTTTACGCTAATGAACTTACCCTTTATCGTAACAGTTCAGATACCCCTTTTTTTATTCAGGAACGTTTAAATGGAATAGAAGTTAGGTAATGGCTTCTTGCAAGTTGGCCTGTCGATCTATGGCTAATAGACGAGGGCTGCCTCGGATGGCATCTGCCAAGGCATCCCAGACATTCCAGCCTTGTTTGCGTGCCGTAGAAATGTAGCTGCGGATGCGGCAAAAAATCTGCCCTCCTTTAGGCTTACGGAAACAACCCGATATCTTTTGCTTTAACTTAACCATACGAATGTCTTGTTCGCCTTGGTTATTGGTAAAGGGTACGGCAAAATCGTACATGAACCGCAACACGCACTCTCGCTTTTCTTTTAGACGGTCCAGAAGGTTTTTACCTTCCCGTTGCCTTTGCTTACCTCTTTTACCTTTTGGCAATGGAGGCAGGCTAGAATGATAGGTAAGCCCATCAACAATTTTCTGTTTATAAGCCTG
Coding sequences within it:
- a CDS encoding leucine-rich repeat domain-containing protein, which encodes MMPSLSTSNTHPNFRLAVSENIEDAVSGKLMTRAVTLLPCGHTFNEDTAISCLARNKLCPLDSQHIERYTPNPTIRLQAKIAEDDFLSEFFRERYIALLGHLLNEPSIKGIPSLANLLENQFKILMSQFGEPLTEEEKINYKWTKNLLDENKKVRQFVFKKQHQNYQSPTSPSRVSPPSVFTSSSSDTSQEIGYYPHPFVSSISAASLYNIILQVHFPNGNGVFIEQTHIIDKIYKIDSNLSTEKKVLYIFQKLFTLAASLSPLEFEKDSGESQASTFSNSSSYLLNISRLLLWYHLPGGTEYLSQSPIQALPLKRKIELLIPWMKEYYARLNYLNLSFSNFISLPAEIGHLSQLQQLYLHDNQLTTLPSAIGQLSQLQRLYLYNNHLNTLPEAIGQLSQLKELFLSNNRLSTLPETIGQLCQLQYLFLSTNKLRALPETIGQLSQLRLLYLDNNQLTSLPEAMRQFSQLQQLNLSNNRLTTIPQFLKSEEIVIHRQCYLVPL